The following are encoded in a window of Lichenicola cladoniae genomic DNA:
- a CDS encoding FGGY-family carbohydrate kinase, with protein sequence MQPPFPGAVLAAVLDIGKSNAKLSVIDMRDGREVFAERRPNTPRTGGPLLELDIEGLERWMRGALAHAPDREKIGAIVPVAHGASCVMLDQGGNVLLAPDYEDPRLADNPGYEALRDPFALTLSPSLPLGLNMGRQIHYAATRLPELFAAVRWILPYPQYWAWRLSGVLASEVTSLGCHTDLWVPTTSRFSPMANLSGWAQRFAPLRLAGDVLGTLTPAMAAATGLDPRCVVLCGIHDSNASYLQHRVQRQRTEPFAVVSSGTWTVLLANGVDPARLHQDRDMLGNVDAFGELVGTARFMGGREYAVITGGDMSVPTSTAVDSVLRGGAMAIPSFAPAGPFSGRAGSVVDAGDRSPVERAALATLYVALLTDHALDALGARGDLIIEGPLAENPIFPALVAALGTQRRVYPGDGRSGTIGGALALLGCDPKPRAGLSPVMPHACADLLPYRDNWRRLVLV encoded by the coding sequence GTGCAGCCCCCTTTCCCCGGCGCTGTCCTGGCTGCCGTGCTCGATATAGGCAAGAGCAACGCGAAGCTCAGCGTCATCGACATGCGCGACGGACGCGAGGTGTTCGCGGAACGCCGACCGAACACCCCACGGACTGGCGGCCCGTTGCTCGAACTCGATATCGAGGGGCTCGAGCGCTGGATGCGCGGTGCGCTGGCACATGCACCGGACCGCGAGAAAATCGGCGCGATCGTGCCGGTCGCGCATGGTGCATCGTGCGTGATGCTCGACCAGGGCGGCAATGTTCTGCTTGCGCCGGATTACGAGGATCCGCGCCTTGCCGACAACCCCGGCTACGAGGCGTTGCGCGATCCGTTCGCACTGACGCTGTCGCCGTCATTGCCGCTCGGCCTCAACATGGGCCGGCAGATCCATTATGCCGCGACGCGGCTGCCGGAGTTGTTCGCGGCGGTGCGCTGGATCCTGCCGTATCCGCAATACTGGGCGTGGCGCTTGTCCGGTGTTCTTGCGAGCGAAGTCACGTCGCTCGGCTGTCACACCGATCTCTGGGTTCCCACCACCTCACGGTTCTCGCCGATGGCAAACCTCTCAGGCTGGGCCCAGAGGTTTGCGCCCCTGAGGCTAGCTGGTGACGTGCTGGGCACGCTGACGCCCGCCATGGCTGCCGCTACCGGCCTCGACCCACGCTGCGTCGTCTTGTGCGGCATCCACGACTCCAATGCGTCCTACCTTCAGCATCGGGTCCAGCGGCAACGGACGGAACCGTTTGCGGTCGTTTCCAGCGGAACCTGGACGGTGCTGCTCGCCAATGGCGTCGACCCGGCGCGGCTGCATCAGGATCGCGACATGCTCGGCAATGTCGACGCATTCGGCGAACTCGTCGGCACGGCGCGTTTCATGGGCGGGCGCGAGTATGCCGTCATCACCGGGGGGGATATGTCCGTCCCGACCAGCACCGCCGTCGACAGCGTCCTCCGCGGCGGCGCGATGGCGATCCCCAGTTTCGCGCCGGCCGGCCCGTTCTCCGGCCGTGCGGGATCGGTCGTCGATGCGGGGGATCGCTCACCGGTCGAACGCGCCGCCCTGGCGACGCTCTATGTCGCCTTGCTGACCGATCATGCCCTGGATGCGCTGGGTGCGCGCGGGGACCTGATCATCGAGGGCCCGCTTGCGGAAAATCCGATCTTCCCCGCTCTGGTGGCGGCGCTGGGCACGCAGCGCCGGGTCTATCCGGGTGACGGACGGTCGGGCACGATCGGCGGCGCCCTGGCGCTGCTCGGATGCGATCCGAAGCCACGGGCGGGCCTTTCCCCGGTCATGCCGCATGCCTGTGCGGACCTCCTGCCCTATCGTGACAACTGGCGGCGCCTAGTTCTCGTCTGA
- a CDS encoding L-rhamnose mutarotase translates to MSGAVLDGGGTRIAVRMELAKGQGALYRQRHDAIWPDLVSLLHEAGISDYSIFLHEPTDSLFAVLTLAPGHTMDQLPLHPVMQRWWQHMADLMPPGPNGPPAEHLPCMFHMA, encoded by the coding sequence GTGAGCGGCGCGGTGCTCGATGGCGGCGGCACCCGCATCGCGGTCCGGATGGAGCTGGCCAAGGGGCAGGGGGCGCTCTACCGGCAGCGACACGACGCGATCTGGCCGGACCTCGTGTCGCTTCTGCATGAAGCCGGGATCAGCGACTACAGCATCTTCCTGCATGAACCGACCGACAGCCTGTTCGCGGTGCTGACGCTCGCACCCGGCCACACCATGGACCAGCTCCCGCTTCATCCCGTGATGCAGCGATGGTGGCAACACATGGCCGACCTGATGCCGCCCGGTCCGAATGGCCCGCCGGCCGAGCATCTTCCCTGCATGTTCCATATGGCCTGA